In Amycolatopsis sp. FBCC-B4732, the genomic stretch TCACCCCGGAGCTGCAGCAGTACATCGGCTTCGCGAAGGAGCCGAAGTTCCTCCCGCAGTTCCCGCCGGTCGGCACCAAGATGGACACCCTCACGGGCGCCTTCAGCTGACCGGCGGGCCCCGCGGGGCACCGGGCTCGTCGAGCCCGGCGAGTTCGGAGGCCCGGGCCCAGCTGCGCCGCGGTCCAGTGCGCCGCCGGATGGGGCCGTGGTCGCGGGCGCTTTCAGTTGACCGGCGGGCCCTGCGGGGCGCCGAGCCCGGCGAGCCCGGCGAGCTCGGCGAGCTCGGCGAGTTCGGTGGCGATGCGGTCGGCGATCGGGAGTTGGGCCGCCCGGGCCGGTGGCAGGGCGGCGGTCCAGTGTTCCGTCGCCGTGCGCAGGTCGGCGTCGGATGGGGCCGTGGTCGCGGGCGCTTTCAGTCGACCGGCCGGCCCTGCGGGGCATCGGGCTCGTCGAGCCCGGCGAGTTCGGTGGCGATGCGGTCGGCGATCGGGAGTTGGGCCGCCCGGGCCAGTGGCAGCGCCGCGGTCCAGTGCTCCGCCGCCGTGCGCAGGTCGCCGTCGGACCGGGCCACCCTGGCCAGGCCGTCGTGGGCCAGCACGTCGGCGTGGCTGTTGCGGTCCCGGCCGGTCAGGCGCAACGCTTCCGCGAAACAATCACGCGCCTCCGCCCGCGCGCCGGCCGCGGCGTGGATGCGCCCGAGCGTCGTCAGCGCCGCGCTCTCGACGTCCTTGTGGCCGATGTCCCTGGCGAGGGTCAGCGCGGTTCGGCCGTGCCCGAGCGCGTCCTCGTACCGGGCCCGGGCGCGGAAGCACTCGGCCAGGAACACCAGGCTGCGGGCTTCGACTTCGGTGGCGCCGATTGCCCGCGCCCGGGCCCGGGCCTGCTCCAGCAGCGGCAGGCTGACCTCGGTGTCTCCGCGCTCGGTGAGCGCGTAGCCGAGGTTGAGCAGGGCCGTGGCCTCGAGGTACGGGTTGTCGAGGCCGGGCAGGGCCAGCACGGCCCGGCTGCAGGCGATCGCCGCGTCGTGGTCCTCGACCCCGGCGTGGGCGACGGCGAGGTTGAGCAGGGGCGCCGCCCGGTCGCGGGCCGTCCCCGCGGCGGCGACCAGTTCCGTGGCGCGGAGCAGGGTGGGGATCGCCGCGCGGAAGTGGCCGAGGCGGATGTGCACGATCCCGATGTTGGTGTGCACGCGGCCCGCGCCGAGTTCGTCGCCGCGTTCCTCTTCGATGGCGAGCGCGATCCGCAGGGTGCGCAGCGCCTCGTCCAGCCGCTGGACCACGATGAGTGCCAGCCCCTTGCTCCGGTGCAGCACCGCCTCGGTCCCGCGGTCCCTGGCCACTTCGAGCCCGCGTTCGTAGACGTCGAGCGCGTCGTCGAGGTAGCCGCGCCGGACGAGCAGGGGCCCGAAGGTGGCCGCAACGTCCGACGCGATGTCCGGGACCTCGTGCCGGGCCGCCACCCGCAGCGCGGCGATCAGGTTGCGGTGCTCCGCCGCCACCACGGCCCGCGCCTCGTCGGCGGACGCGAAGACCGGGCCACCGGGCTCGCCGGCCGACCGGCCCGGGTCGAGGACCCGCTCGGCTGCCCGGCCGAGGGCGAGGTAGTGCGCGAGCAGCCGCCGGATCGCGGTGTGCCGCTCCGCGGCGGTGCACTCCCGGAGTGCTGTCGTGTGCGCGTACTGGCGGAGCAGGTCGTGGAAGTGGTAGCGCGTGGCGGCGTGCTGGGCCAGCAGGTTCGCGTCGACGAGTTCTTCGAGCAGGGGAGCGGCTTCGGACGGCGGTATCCCGAGGACCGCTGCCGCGGCCGGCGCGTCGAAGTCCCCGCCCGGCAGCAGCCCGAGCAGCCGGAAAGCGGCCTGTTCGGCCGCGTCGAGGTGCTGGTAGGACACGGCGAACGCGGCGGCTACGCTGCGATCGCCCGCGGCCAGCTCGCCGAGCCGGCGATCCTCGTTGCGCAGCAGCTCCGCGAGGAAGCCGAGGGTCCAGGACGGCCGCGCCCGCAGCCGCGACGCCGCGATCCGGATGGCCAGCGGCAGCCGGCCGCAGAGGTCCGCGATCTCCCGCACGAGGTCCGGGTCGAACGGCGGGCGGCCCGGCTCGGCGATCCGGCGGAACAGCTCGGCGGCTTCGGCGTCGCTGAGCAGGTCGAGGGACAGCGCGGTCGCGCCTTCCAGCATGGCGAGCCGCCGCCGGCTCGTCACGAGGACCTGGACGCCCGGGGTGCCCGGCAGCAGGGGCCGGACCTGGGCGGCGTCGGCGGCGTTGTCGAGCACCACCAGCATCCGGCGGCTGGCCACCGCGGCCCGCCACAGCTCGGCACGGCGGTCGAGCCCGTCCGGGACGCGTTCCGGCGGCACGCCGGCGCCGCGCAGCAGGACGTCCAGCGCGGCGGTGGCCGGCACCGGTGCCTGCCCCGGCGTGTGCCCGTGGAGGTCGAGGAAGAGCTGCCCGTCCGGATGCCGCTCGGAGAGCAGGTGCCCGACCCTGATCGCCAGCGTGGTCTTCCCGATGCCGGGCATCCCGTCGAGCGCGGTGATGACGACCGCGCTACCGTCGGCGTCGCGGGTCAGGCCGACGAGCCGGTCGATTTCCGCCGTCCGCCCGGTGAAGTCGGCGACGACCCGCGGCAGGTACTGACGTTCGCCGGCCGGCCGGACGACGTGCTCGGGGGTGCCGCCGAGGATGCGCTCGTGAAGCGCTTTCAGCTCCCGCCCGGGATCGACGCCCAGCTCGTCCGCCAAGCGGGCGCTCGTCCGCGCGTACACCTGGAGGGCCTCCGCCGTCCGGCCTTCGCCGTGCAGGACGGCCATCTGCTTCGCGACGAGCGTCTCGCGGTCGGGGTGGCGGGCGACGAGACCGGCCACCTCCGCGGCGAGGCCGCCGGTGTCACCCAGCTCGAGGCGCAGCTGGATCAGCAGTTCGCGGGCCGCCAGGCAGCGTTCCTCGAGAGCGACGGCGGCGTCGGCGAAGACCCGGCCGTCGAGGCTCGGCAGCGCGTCACCCCGCCACAGCCCCAGCGCCGCCTCGAGCAGTCGCTTCGCCGCTCTCGGGTCGGCCGCGGCCTGTTCCCGCGCCTGCGTGACGAGCCGGTCGAAGCGCAGGAAGTCGACGTCACCCTCCGCGACGACCAGGCGGTAGCTCCCGCCGTCCGTGGCGATGGCCGTGCGGGCGTCGCCCAGCGCGCCCCGCAGCTTGGCGACGGTGTTGTACACCTGGCTGCGCGCCGTCGACGGCGGTGCTTCGTCCCAGAGGGCGTCGATCACCTGACCGGGGTGGAGCGAGCGGTTGGCGTTGAGCGCGAGCAGCGCCAGCAGCCGCTGCTGGCGCCGGCCACCGGCGTTCAGCCGCCGGTCGCCCGACCACACCTCCAGCGGTCCGAGGATGCCCACGCGCAGCGTCCCGAGCCGTACCCCCTGAACTCCCACGCCGGCCAGTATCGCCCGGCGGCCGACCGGGAGTACAGCGACCGGGCCGCTTCACCCCGGAGGTGTCAGCAGCCCGTCCTCGAGCCGACGCACCCCGACGTCGGACTGGCCGGCGCGGCCGGCGAGGCTTGCGCCGTGACCGGCGTTGCGAACACGACGACGGCGGCCAGCGCGAGCGCCCACGCCGCTGCTTTCTTCACCATGACGATCCTCCCCTTGTCGTGCCGATAGCGTCCCGAAGGTCGCTATCCGATCGCTATCCGCGCCGGCTCCCGGGATGCGGAACGGATAGCCCGGCTCTTTAACGTCCCGTTCGTGCGAACACACGGCATCGCCGGACGAGTGTGCCTCGGCGCGTTGGCCGCGGCAGTGCTCCTCGGCCACGCCCCGGTCCCGGTGGCCGAAGCCGCCACCCCGACGGCGGTCCGGCTGCTGCGGAAGGTCGAGATCCGGACGCGCGTCCACTGCGCCCCCGCCGGTGACCGCGGTGTGTTCGGGTGTCACGCCCTCCGCGAACCGGCCGGCACGACCGTCGTCCTCCCGGGCGGGCCGCCGGTCACGGCCGCCGCGTGGTGATGGAGAGGTCGAACTCCTGGACCACGTACCCGGCGTACCGGTCGGCGGGCCGCTTCGCCGCGGGCATCGCCCTCAGCTGCTCCTCCGTGTAGCCGGTCAGGTCCGCCTTCTCGACCTGGGCCTTGACGTGGAAGTAACGCAGCTTGCCTTCGTCGAGCTGCGCCTGCATCAGGCGCGCGTGACCGGCTTCGGGTTCGCCGCGCTCGATCATCTTGGCGATGATGTTCCGGACGTACTCGGGGTGGCCCTGCTCGTAGCCGCCGTTGGCGTTGTAGCCGGCCGAGGGGCCCTTCGCCTCGACGATCACGTAGTTGCCGTCGGGGTCCACGTGCACCTGGTCGAAGTGGTTCGCACCCCGGTCGGGCACGTCGACGCGGCGCAGCGGCCGGTCGGCGAAGTCCGGCTGCCCGAGCCCGTCGCCGACGGCGTGGTCGGCGGCCAGGTCGCCCAGCCGGTTGTTCCAGTGGTTGCTCTGCACGTCGTTGAACCCGGCCTGGTCGATCCGGTCGAGCGCGGTGTCGAAGCGGCTGTCCGGCAGGGGAGTGCCGCGGACCGCGTGGTTGGCTTCGTCCAAATAGGACCAGATGTGCGGCCGCCCGGCGGCGAGGATGTCGGCGTCCTCCAGCAGCTGCGCCGACGCGGTGTCACGTCCGCCGGCCCGCCGGTGGGCGTCGATGGTCTCGGACTTGACGTTGGTCGGGCGGTCGTGGATTTCGTAGTCCCCGCCGGCGTTCCGGCGGAGCGCGGGGAGTTCGGCCCCGTCGTGCTGGACGTCGGTGTTCTTCCGCGCCAGGACGGTGTCGTTCCCCTCGGCCTGCCGCCAGTACTTGCGGAGCAGCTTTTCGGCTTCTTCGTCGTGCTTGTTGAGCCGGTCGACGAGCTCTTGCTGGACCTTCTTCTTGTGCGCCTCGGCGGCATCGTCACCCCGGGCGCGCGCGTCGTCGGCGTCGAGGCCCTCCTTGTCGTGCGCCCCGGGCGCGAACCCGTCGTCGCCGGCGCGGTGGGTGGTGCCGTCGGGGTGGTGGGTGTTCCATTCGCCGTCGGGTGGGATGCGGGGGCGCATGCGTCCGTCGGGGCCGATTTCGTAGTCGGAGGAGAAGACGCGTCCGTGGGAGTCGGTCCAGGCGGGTTTGGTGGGTGCGGTGACGTCGGTGTCGAGTTCGCGGGAGAGGCGGTGGGCGAAGTCGTTGGAGGAGGCGTCGCAGCCGATGAGCCGGATGGGGCGGCCGTCGTAGTCGCCGTTGTGGCGGAGGATGTCGGCGAATTGTTCGGGGGTGTAGTGGTGGTCGCCGATGCGTGCGTGTCCGTCGGGGGTGACGTGGACGTCGACGGTGTAGCGGCCGTGGGGGTCGGGTGGGACGCGGTGGGGGAGGTCGCCGATGGTGGGGTCGTCGGCGTGGTAGGAGCTGCCTGCGGGGGTGTTTTCGGCGTGGCGGGCGTTGATCTGGTCGGGGGTGGGGGGTTCGGGGTCGTGGTGGTGGGGGGTGCTGTCGGGGTCGGTGGGGGTGTGGTCGTGGGGTGCGTGGGTGGTGCCGTCGGTGCTGGGGGTGTGGCCGTCGGTGCCGTGCGGGCGGGTGCCGCTGTTGGTGCCGGGGGTGTGCCCGGTGGGTCGGGTGTCGGGGGCGTGGGTGCCGGGCCCGTAGCCGCCGCGGGCGGCGGGTGCGGGTGCGTCGGGTGTGCGGGGACGGCTGGTGGGCAGGTCCGCGCCGGTGCGGGGCCGTCCGGGTGCGTCGATGTGCGCGCCGGGGCTGCCCGGGGTGCCGGTCCAGCCCCCACCACCGCCGCCGGTGCGCGGGGTCCCGCCACCGAGCCCGCCGCCACCGGGTGTGCCGCCGGGCGGCATCCCGCCACCGGCCATGGGTGCGGCGCTTTGCGGTGGGGCACCGTCCCCGCCGCGGGGTTGGGGGGACGGTGCCGGGGTCGCTGGTGCGGGGGGTGGTGGGTGCGGTGCCGCTGGCGGAGGTGGTGCCGTCGGTGCGGGGAGGTGCGGCGCTGCTGGGTGTGTCGGTCCCGGGGTGCGAGCCCGGCGAGGCCCCGGTGTGGGTGAGGGACGGGCTGCTGCCCCCGGAGTGGCTGGCTGTGCTGTCGCCGCCACGGGTGGGCGAGGGACCGTTGTCGGCGGCGTGGGAGGGAGTGCCGTCGCTGCCGCGGGTCGGCGAGGGGCTGCTGTCGCTTGCTCGGGAGGGTGTGTTGTCGCTGGCGTGCGAGGGAGTGCTGTCGCTGCCGCGAGTGGGCGATGGGCTGCTATCCCCACCGCGGGACGGTGTGTTGTCCCCGCCGTGCGGGGGCGTGCCGTCGCTGCCACGGGTGGGCGAAGGGCTGCTGTCGCTCACCCGGGAGGGTGTGTTGTCGCTGGCGTGGGAGGGCGTGCCGTCGCTGCCACGGGTGGGTGAGGGACTGCTGTCGCCCGCGTGCGAGGGCTCGCTGCCACGGGTCGGCGACGGGCTCGAATCGCCTGCGTGGGAAGGAGAACGCGTCGGCGAGGGACTGCTGTCGCCGGCGTGCGACGGGCTCGAATCCCCGCTGCGGGAAGGCGAATCATCACTCGACCGCGCCGCCGAGGGGCTGCCCTCCGGCGAGCCATCGCCCGCGTGCGAAGGAGCACCATCCCCGTCCGGTGAACTGGATCCGTCGCGGCTGCGGCGGGAGCCCGCATCGGGTGAGGAGTCGGTGTTCATCGGGTCCGAACTCGTCGAATCCCCGTCCGCGTGACCCGAAGCCCCGTCCCCATCGCCGGAGTGCGAACCGTCCCCGCCGGAACCCCCGTCCGGGGAATCCCCGCCGCCATGCGCACGGGTGTGGACCCCGCCCTCACCCTGGGGGATCTTGTGGACGAACCCGCCCTCCTTCACCTTCAACCCGTCCAGCCCGCTGACCTTGCCCAGGACCTTCCCGAACACCTTCGCGATCTTCTCGAAGATGTCCACCAGCTTCGACAGCAGCGGCGAGACTTTCCGGATCGTGTCGGTCAGCTTCTTGAGCAGCTCCCCGATCTTCTTGCCCCACTTCGCGATCGCCGCCGACGCCTGCGCGACCACCACCGGGGTGCCGAAACCGAGGGAGAAGACCTCCTCCATCACCCACGCGATCAGCTTGCCGACCAGGTCCGCGATCAGCTGCCGGACCGTCTCGCGGACGAACGACACCACCTGGCCCATGATCATCGTGACCGTGCTGATCGCCCCGGCCACTGTCGCCGCGCCCGAGAGGGCATCGCTGTGCTCCGCGGCGAACGTGCGGTACGCGTCGGCTCCCGCGCCGGTCCAGCCGGTGGTGCCGTTCTTGACCGCGTTGTCGAAATCGGTTTTGCGTTCACCGAGTGCCTTGGACACGTTGCCCCACGTGTCGGCGTAGGACTGGATGACGGGCGGGTTCCCGGCCACGGAGTCGAGCATGTCCTTCAGTGGCTGGATGTGTTCCATCAGGAACGACGCGACTGAGGACATCAGGTACCCGAACGGGTCGATCGCGGCGCCGGCTATTTCCCCGGCGAGGGAGAGCATGCCGAGGCCGCCGGAGACCCAGTCGCCGTCTTTGATGCCGTTGAAGGCGTCCATGGAGGATTCGGCGATGCCGATGCCGCCGGCCCAGCCGTAGTCGCCGTTGCCGGCGGTGAACGCGCCGGGGCCGTCCGGGTCCTGCTTCGACTCCGCGACCAGCGGATTCCCCTCCGGCATCAGCACACCCCCGTTGAAAGCCCCCATACTGACGTCCCGCGGGAGGTCCCGGTTCCGGGAGACCGAGAATTGCGCCGAACGGTCCAGGGATTACAACCAGCCGTTGGTTTCCGCGATGCGCGCCGCTTCGACGCGGGTGCGTGTCTCCGTCTTGCCGATCGCCGCGGAGAGGTGGTTGCGGACCGTGCCGCGGGACAGGCCCAGCGCCGTCGCGATCTCCGCCACCGTGCCGCCGCCCGCCGCGGCTCGGAGGACGTCGGCTTCGCGGTCCGTCAGGGGGCTGGCGCCCGCGGCGAGGGACTCGGCGGCCAGTGCCGGGTCGACGAAACGCAGCCCCGCGTGGACGCGCCGGATCGCGTTGATCAGCTGCTCCGGCCGCGAATCCTTGACGACGAAGCCGGCCGCGCCCGCGGTCATCGCGCGGGAGAGGTAGCCGGGACGGCCGAACGTCGTGCAGATCACCACCCGGCACGCCGGGAGCGCGTGCCGCAGCTGCCCGGTCACCTCGATGCCGTCGCGCCCGGGCATCTGGACGTCGAGCAGCGCGATGTCCGGTGCCGTGCGCCGTGCCACCGCCAGCACCTCCGTGCCCGAACCGACTTCCGCGACCACGTCGAGGTCGGACTCCATCCGCAGCATCGCCGCCAGCGCGCCGCGCACCAGCGCCTGGTCGTCGGCCAGCAGGACCCGGATCACGCCGGCACCTCGGCGTACACCCGGAAGCCGCCGCGGGGGCCGCGGCCGTGTTCGAGCGCGCCCGACACCGCGGTCAGGCGTTCGGTGAGCCCGGTCAGGCCGTGCCCCGGTGCCGCGTCGGCAGTGGCGGTCCCGTCGTCGGTGACCTCCACCCACCCCGGCCCGAGCCGGACCCGGCACCTCGTCGCGTCCGAGTGGCGCAGCACGTTGGTGACGGCTTCGCGCACGACGTACCCGAACACGCCCCGCAGCGCCGGGTCGACGTCGGCGGCGGTGCCCGGCAGCTCGGCCCGCACACCCGCCGCACGCAGGGCCGCCCGCGCGCCGGCGAGTTCGGTGTCCAGCGTGACTTCGCGGTAGCCCGAAACGGTGGCCCGCACGTCGGAAAGCGATTGGTGGCACAGGTTTTCGAGGTCGCGGATCTCGGCGAGTGCGGGCTCGGGACTGCCCGGCGACTCCAGGATCCGCCGGGCCAGCCCCAGCTTCAGGCTCATCGTCGACAGGTTGTGCCCCAGGATGTCGTGCAGGTCGCGGGCGACGCGCTCGCGTTCCCGCGTCACGGCCAGGTTCCGGACCTGTTCGCGCGCGGCCTGCAGGTGCCCGATGGTGAAGATCAGCGCGAACACCGTGCCCAGCGCGATCGTGACCCCGGCGAGGGTGATCGGCCGCGACCAGGTCACGTGCCCGGTCCCCAGCGCCATCCACGTGATCTGCCCGGCCACCGTCGCGAAGCCGAGCGGCAGCGACCAGCGCAGCGGCAGCAGCATCAGCCCGAGCGCCACGGCGTAGGTCAGCTCGGTCAGGTAGTCGGGTGAGCCCAGGACGACGGCCGGGACGGCGCCGAGCGCGAACACCGCGGCCACGAGCGTGCCTCGCCGCCGGCGCGGCGCCGACGGTCCGGACCACAAGACGTACAGGTAGCCGGCGGCGTAGCAGCCGAGCGCGGCGAAGGCGATGCCGCTGCGCACCCCGCCGTGGTTGCCGTGGCCGATTTCGGCGACCTGGGCGGTCAGGCCGAGGACGGCGGCGGCGTTGACCGCGATCGTGGTGACCCGCTGGCGGCGGGTCCGCCGGAAACTCCAGTCCGGCCACCGGCGCGCCGGGAACCGGTCTTGATCACGTCCACCCACCCCGGTCACCTTACCGATCCGGGAGAAATCGCCCATGACAAATGGCACGGGGTGGGCTCGGCGAGGCGTGGTGTCGTGATCTTGTGCCGATGCGACGAGGAGTTCCGATGCGAAAGTTCTTACCGGCGGCGCTGGTCGCGGTGGCCGTGACGGCGGGAGCGCCGGCCGTCGCGGCGCCGAGAGCCGCTTTGACGTGGGGCGCGTGCCCGGCCGACGTGACCGCGCCCGGGCTGCGGTGCTCGACGCTCGACGTGCCGCTGGACTACCGCCACCCGGACGGGCCCACGATCAGCGTCGCCGTCTCGAAGCTGGCGAGCGCCGACCCGGCGAAACGCCGCGGCGTCCTGCTGCTCAACCAGGGCGGACCCGGGCTGACCGGCCTGGACTTCGCGGCCACGCTCGTCAAGGGCGGCCTGCCGCAGGCGGTGCGCGACAGCTACGACCTGATCGGCTTCGACCCGCGCGGCATCGGCCACAGCACGCCGCTGACCTGCGACCTCACGCCCGAGCAGCGGGGGACCGCGCTGAACCCGCCCACTCCGCGCACCGCCGCCGACGTCGTCACGGCGGCCGGAACCGCCGAAACCGTGGCCCGGCAGTGCGCCGGTTCCGCGACCGGCGGCCTCCTGCCGCACATCACCACGGCGAACACCGCGCGGGATGTGGACCGGATCCGGGCCGCGCTGGGGGAGCCGAAGATCTCCTACTACGGCGCTTCGTACGGCACCTACCTCGGCGCGGTGTACGCGACGCTGTTCCCGGACCGCGGCGACCGGATCGTGCTCGACAGCAGCCTCGGTCCCGACGGCTACGACGTCGACGCGCTGCGCAGCCAGGCCCTCGGCTTCCAGACGCGGTTCCCCGACTTCGCGAAGGTCGCCGCGGCCGAGCCGGCGAAGTACGGCCTGGGCGCGACGCCCGCGGCGGTGACCGCGAAGTTCTTCGAGCTCGCCGGGCGCCTGGACAAGTCGCCGGTGCAGGGGATCGACGGCACCACGTTCCGCACGGTGACAGCGTTCTACCTGCGTTCGGAAGCCCTCCTGCCCGGCCTGGCCGAGCTCTGGCACGACCTCGACACGAACCAGCTGGCGAAACCGGCCGCCGCGGCCGCCGAGACGACCGACAATTTCGCCGCGGGCTACCTCGGCGTCGTCTGCGGTGACTCGAAGTGGCCGGGTTCGGTTCGCACTTACCAGCGCACCGTCGCCGTCGACGGGATCCGCTACCCGATGTACGGCGCGTTCGCGGCCAACATCCGGCCGTGCGCGTTCTGGCCGGCCCCGAGCGAGCCGCGAGTGCGGATCGGCGACCGGGGCCCGGCGGACGTCCTCATGATGCAGAACCTCCGCGACCCGGCGACGCCGCTGCCCGGCGCGCTGCGCCTGCGGTCCGCGTTCGGCGACCGCGCCCGGCTGGTGACCGTCGACCAGGGCGGGCACGGCGTGTACGTCTTCGCGACGAACAAGTGCGGCAACGACTCGGTGACCGATTACCTGGTCACGGGCCGCCGCGCGGGTCACGACACCTTCTGCGCCGCGGACCAGGGTCTGTATCGAAGTCGGCTACACGGCCCGCCACGAGTAATGCGTAAGTCTGGGTGGTGACCGGCGGCGGACGAAGGGAGGCCCGCCGGCTACGGTTCCTGCCCGGCCAATCCGGCTACAACCGCCGCCTGCGTGCCGCACTGCCACCGATCAAGCGCGTCACGCGCTGGCCGGCGGCCGACACCGACCTGTGGAGTGCGGCCGGTCCCGGCCCACGGTCAAGCGTTCGGAGCTGGCCGGCTGGGCCAAGTAGGGCTTCTGCCGCTCACACTGGCGCTGGTTCTGGGGACTGCGGCTGCACCTGGTCTGCACCCCGGCCGGAACTGCCGATCGCCTGGGCGCCGGCCGGCCCGACGGTCGACGAGCGGCAGGTGCCCATGGCGATCTGCGACCACGAACCCCACCGAGCGCGGGATCCGGCTGATTCGTTCGTCCTACCGCAACCGCAAGCGCGCATTACTCGGCTAGGCGCAGGGGAGCGTGCCGGTCCGCAGGGCGTGGTCGCCGTCGTTGCCGTCGTCGGCCCACACCACCGCCTTGCGGCCGGACGCGCACGTCGAACCCGGGGCGATCGCGAAGCCCTCGTTGTTGTAGTTCGGCATCTTCGACGGCCGCGCGTAGGTGGCCGAGACGGTGAACTTGCCGTTGACCAGCTTCAGCGTCGCTGTCTTGCCGGAGCAGGTGTCGTCGCAGACCGACCAGAGGCTGCCGGTCGCCGGCTCGAACTCCAGCTCCATCACCTTCGGGAACCCGGACGCGATGGTCGCCACCTTGGTGAACCCGCCGCCGGCCTGGTCGAGCGCGTAGGCGTAGATCTTGCCTTCGTCCTCGAGCCCGACGAAGTAGAGGCCGGTGCCGTGCCCGGCGTAGGTGGCCGGGTTGTACGCGGCTTTCGTGTGGTCGTCGCGGAAGCCGCCCGCGGTCAGGAAGGAGTCCGGGATCCAGGTGATGCCCTCGAAGCCGCCGTTGTCGTCGACGGCGGGCAGGTCGTCGGTGAGGTCCCACTCGGCGGTCGCGTTCAGGGACTTCGCCGAGGACGTCGTGTCGTACCGCAGCACCTTGAGCAGGCTGCCGTCGCCGTCGTTGTCGCGCTCGGTCGCGGCGAAGACGCCGTCGGGGGTGGCCACCACGCCCTCGGCGTCCGGGTCGCCGCTGCCGCCGCGGTAGTGCAGGGCTTTCCCGGACGACCAGCCGTTCGCGGGGTCCGGGCCCCAGG encodes the following:
- a CDS encoding alpha/beta hydrolase, encoding MRKFLPAALVAVAVTAGAPAVAAPRAALTWGACPADVTAPGLRCSTLDVPLDYRHPDGPTISVAVSKLASADPAKRRGVLLLNQGGPGLTGLDFAATLVKGGLPQAVRDSYDLIGFDPRGIGHSTPLTCDLTPEQRGTALNPPTPRTAADVVTAAGTAETVARQCAGSATGGLLPHITTANTARDVDRIRAALGEPKISYYGASYGTYLGAVYATLFPDRGDRIVLDSSLGPDGYDVDALRSQALGFQTRFPDFAKVAAAEPAKYGLGATPAAVTAKFFELAGRLDKSPVQGIDGTTFRTVTAFYLRSEALLPGLAELWHDLDTNQLAKPAAAAAETTDNFAAGYLGVVCGDSKWPGSVRTYQRTVAVDGIRYPMYGAFAANIRPCAFWPAPSEPRVRIGDRGPADVLMMQNLRDPATPLPGALRLRSAFGDRARLVTVDQGGHGVYVFATNKCGNDSVTDYLVTGRRAGHDTFCAADQGLYRSRLHGPPRVMRKSGW
- a CDS encoding sensor histidine kinase; this encodes MGGRDQDRFPARRWPDWSFRRTRRQRVTTIAVNAAAVLGLTAQVAEIGHGNHGGVRSGIAFAALGCYAAGYLYVLWSGPSAPRRRRGTLVAAVFALGAVPAVVLGSPDYLTELTYAVALGLMLLPLRWSLPLGFATVAGQITWMALGTGHVTWSRPITLAGVTIALGTVFALIFTIGHLQAAREQVRNLAVTRERERVARDLHDILGHNLSTMSLKLGLARRILESPGSPEPALAEIRDLENLCHQSLSDVRATVSGYREVTLDTELAGARAALRAAGVRAELPGTAADVDPALRGVFGYVVREAVTNVLRHSDATRCRVRLGPGWVEVTDDGTATADAAPGHGLTGLTERLTAVSGALEHGRGPRGGFRVYAEVPA
- a CDS encoding BTAD domain-containing putative transcriptional regulator, with the translated sequence MGVQGVRLGTLRVGILGPLEVWSGDRRLNAGGRRQQRLLALLALNANRSLHPGQVIDALWDEAPPSTARSQVYNTVAKLRGALGDARTAIATDGGSYRLVVAEGDVDFLRFDRLVTQAREQAAADPRAAKRLLEAALGLWRGDALPSLDGRVFADAAVALEERCLAARELLIQLRLELGDTGGLAAEVAGLVARHPDRETLVAKQMAVLHGEGRTAEALQVYARTSARLADELGVDPGRELKALHERILGGTPEHVVRPAGERQYLPRVVADFTGRTAEIDRLVGLTRDADGSAVVITALDGMPGIGKTTLAIRVGHLLSERHPDGQLFLDLHGHTPGQAPVPATAALDVLLRGAGVPPERVPDGLDRRAELWRAAVASRRMLVVLDNAADAAQVRPLLPGTPGVQVLVTSRRRLAMLEGATALSLDLLSDAEAAELFRRIAEPGRPPFDPDLVREIADLCGRLPLAIRIAASRLRARPSWTLGFLAELLRNEDRRLGELAAGDRSVAAAFAVSYQHLDAAEQAAFRLLGLLPGGDFDAPAAAAVLGIPPSEAAPLLEELVDANLLAQHAATRYHFHDLLRQYAHTTALRECTAAERHTAIRRLLAHYLALGRAAERVLDPGRSAGEPGGPVFASADEARAVVAAEHRNLIAALRVAARHEVPDIASDVAATFGPLLVRRGYLDDALDVYERGLEVARDRGTEAVLHRSKGLALIVVQRLDEALRTLRIALAIEEERGDELGAGRVHTNIGIVHIRLGHFRAAIPTLLRATELVAAAGTARDRAAPLLNLAVAHAGVEDHDAAIACSRAVLALPGLDNPYLEATALLNLGYALTERGDTEVSLPLLEQARARARAIGATEVEARSLVFLAECFRARARYEDALGHGRTALTLARDIGHKDVESAALTTLGRIHAAAGARAEARDCFAEALRLTGRDRNSHADVLAHDGLARVARSDGDLRTAAEHWTAALPLARAAQLPIADRIATELAGLDEPDAPQGRPVD
- a CDS encoding DNA-binding response regulator; this translates as MIRVLLADDQALVRGALAAMLRMESDLDVVAEVGSGTEVLAVARRTAPDIALLDVQMPGRDGIEVTGQLRHALPACRVVICTTFGRPGYLSRAMTAGAAGFVVKDSRPEQLINAIRRVHAGLRFVDPALAAESLAAGASPLTDREADVLRAAAGGGTVAEIATALGLSRGTVRNHLSAAIGKTETRTRVEAARIAETNGWL